The Euphorbia lathyris chromosome 2, ddEupLath1.1, whole genome shotgun sequence genome includes a window with the following:
- the LOC136219332 gene encoding probable sucrose-phosphate synthase 3: MAGNEWINGYLEAILDSGAGAIEEQKPTPPLNMNDRGHFNPTKYFVEEVVTGVDETDLHRTWIKVVATRNTRERSSRLENMCWRIWHLTRKKKQLESEELQRSAHRRWEREQGRRDATEDMSEDLSEGEKGDSVADLVQSETPKKKFQRNFSNLEVWSDDKKEKKLYIVLISLHGLVRGENMELGRDSDTGGQVKYVVELARALATMPGVYRVDLFTRQVSSPEVDWSYGEPTEMLTAGCEDADGNEIGESSGAYIVRIPFGPRDKYLRKELLWPYIQEFVDGALAHILNMSKVLAEQIGGGGPVWPYVIHGHYADAGDSAALLSGALNVPMVLTGHSLGRNKLEQLLKQGRQSKEDINSTYKIMRRIEGEELSLDAAELVITSTKQEIEEQWGLYDGFDVKLEKVLRARARRSVNCHGRFMPRMVVIPPGMDFSNVVVQEEDTPEIDGELASLIGGTDGSSPKAVPAICADVMRFLTNPHKPMILALSRPDPKKNLTTLLKAFGECRPLRELANLTLIMGNRDDIDEMTGGNGNVLTTVLKMIDKYDLYGLVAYPKHHKQYEVPDIYRLAAKTKGVFINPALVEPFGLTLIEAAAHGLPMVATKNGGPVDIHRALNNGLLVDPHDQDAIADALLKLVSEKNLWSDCRKNGWKNIHLFSWPEHCRTYLTRVAACRMRHPQWQTDTPGDDMGSEQSSLNDSLKDVQDMSLRLSIDGDRSSLNGSIDYSGATTDDPQLQDQVNQVLSRMKKPESSPKVAEGGKPEPGVSKYPMLRRRRKLIVIAVDCYDSDGAPEKKMIQIVQDVMKAVRSDSLFAKVSGLAISTAMPLSETVEFLTSGRIHVNEFDALICSSGSELYYPGTYTEENGKLLPDPDYATHIEYRWGSEGLENTIWKLMNATESGEKSKETCRPIKEDAKSRNPHCIAYHITDSKKVMKMHELRQKLRMRGLRCHPMYCRRVTRMQIIPLLASRAQALRYLFVRWRLNIANMYVILGETGDTDYEEMISGAHKTIIMKDVVTKGCEGLLRVFELRDDYVPKESPLVASLSGNSSTDEIAKALQQVSKASTGM, from the exons ATGGCGGGAAACGAGTGGATAAATGGATATCTGGAAGCGATTTTGGATAGCGGGGCGGGTGCAATTGAAGAGCAGAAGCCGACGCCGCCTCTAAATATGAATGACAGAGGTCATTTTAATCCGACGAAGTACTTCGTGGAGGAAGTGGTCACCGGAGTTGATGAGACTGATCTGCATAGGACATGGATAAAGGTTGTTGCTACTCGTAACACCCGTGAACGCAGCTCGAGGCTCGAGAATATGTGCTGGCGCATTTGGCATCTCACACGCAAGAAGAAGcag TTGGAGTCTGAAGAACTTCAAAGATCCGCGCATCGGAGATGGGAACGGGAACAAGGACGCAGGGATGCTACCGAAGATATGTCCGAGGACTTATCTGAAGGGGAGAAAGGGGATAGTGTAGCAGACCTGGTACAAAGTGAGACCCCGAAGAAAAAATTCCAGAGAAACTTTTCCAACTTGGAAGTTTGGTCGGATgacaaaaaggaaaagaaacttTACATTGTCCTTATCAG TTTACATGGCTTGGTCCGTGGAGAAAATATGGAGCTTGGTCGAGATTCTGACACTGGAGGACAG GTCAAATATGTGGTAGAACTTGCTCGAGCACTTGCTACAATGCCTGGGGTGTACAGGGTAGATCTTTTCACTCGTCAAGTTTCGTCCCCTGAAGTTGACTGGAGCTACGGTGAGCCAACAGAGATGCTAACTGCGGGGTGTGAAGATGCTGATGGCAATGAAATTGGGGAGAGCAGTGGGGCATATATTGTTAGGATTCCTTTTGGTCCACGTGACAAGTATCTCCGGAAAGAATTACTTTGGCCCTATATTCAAGAATTTGTAGACGGCGCTCTTGCTCACATTCTTAACATGTCTAAAGTCCTGGCTGAACAGATTGGTGGGGGTGGTCCTGTATGGCCATATGTTATTCATGGTCATTATGCTGATGCAGGCGATAGTGCTGCTCTTTTATCAGGAGCTTTAAATGTGCCAATGGTATTAACAGGGCATTCACTTGGAAGAAACAAGCTTGAACAACTTCTTAAACAGGGAAGGCAATCAAAAGAGGAcataaactcaacatataaaaTAATGAGGAGGATAGAAGGTGAAGAGCTGTCACTCGATGCTGCTGAACTTGTGATCACAAGTACCAAACAGGAGATTGAAGAGCAATGGGGACTTTATGATGGGTTTGACGTCAAGCTTGAGAAAGTTTTACGTGCTCGTGCTAGACGTAGTGTCAATTGCCATGGCCGTTTCATGCCAAGGATGGTG GTTATTCCTCCTGGTATGGACTTCAGCAATGTTgtagttcaagaagaagatacCCCAGAAATTGATGGGGAACTTGCATCGCTTATTGGCGGTACTGATGGATCTTCCCCTAAAGCAGTTCCAGCAATATGTGCTGAC GTTATGCGATTCCTCACTAATCCCCACAAACCAATGATTTTGGCTTTGTCAAGGCCTGATCCAAAGAAGAATTTGACCACACTACTAAAAGCCTTTGGAGAGTGCCGCCCTTTAAGAGAGCTTGCCAATCTT ACACTGATAATGGGAAACAGGGATGACATAGATGAGATGACAGGTGGAAATGGAAATGTTCTCACAACAGTGTTGAAAATGATTGACAAGTATGATCTTTATGGGCTAGTGGCCTATCCAAAGCATCACAAACAATACGAAGTTCCTGATATATATCGTCTTGCTGCAAAAACTAAG GGTGTTTTCATAAATCCAGCATTAGTAGAGCCTTTTGGTCTTACCTTGATCGAG GCTGCAGCTCATGGGCTTCCTATGGTGGCAACTAAAAATGGCGGACCAGTTGATATCCATCGG GCTCTGAACAATGGCCTTCTTGTGGATCCTCATGATCAAGACGCTATTGCTGACGCATTGCTTAAGTTGGTATCAGAGAAGAACTTATGGAGTGATTGCAGAAAGAACGGTTGGAAGAATATACACCTTTTCTCGTGGCCTGAACATTGCCGCACTTACTTGACTAGGGTAGCAGCATGTCGTATGAGGCACCCACAATGGCAAACTGATACTCCAGGAGACGACATGGGATCCGAACAGTCATCTCTGAATGACTCCCTAAAGGATGTTCAAGATATGTCCCTCAGGCTCTCAATTGATGGTGATAGATCTTCATTGAATGGATCTATTGACTATTCAGGTGCAACTACAGATGACCCTCAGCTCCAAGATCAAGTAAACCAGGTTCTTAGCAGGATGAAGAAACCAGAATCTTCCCCCAAAGTTGCTGAAGGTGGAAAGCCTGAGCCTGGTGTAAGCAAGTACCCCATGCTGAGGCGGCGGCGAAAGTTGATTGTCATAGCTGTTGACTGCTATGACTCTGATGGGGCTCCTGAAAAGAAGATGATTCAGATTGTGCAAGATGTAATGAAGGCTGTTAGGTCAGACTCGCTATTTGCAAAAGTATCGGGGCTTGCTATATCTACAGCTATGCCATTGTCGGAAACAGTGGAATTTCTCACATCAGGAAGGATTCACGTAAATGAGTTTGATGCATTGATTTGTAGCAGTGGTAGTGAATTATATTATCCTGGAACATATACAGAAGAAAATGGGAAACTATTACCAGATCCAGATTATGCAACACATATAGAATACCGTTGGGGTAGCGAAGGTCTTGAAAATACTATTTGGAAACTAATGAACGCGACTGAATCAGGAGAAAAATCTAAGGAAACATGCAGACCTATCAAGGAGGATGCAAAATCGAGAAACCCTCATTGCATTGCTTACCATATTACTGATTCCAAAAAG GTAATGAAAATGCACGAGTTGAGACAGAAGCTTAGGATGCGGGGTCTCCGTTGCCACCCAATGTATTGCAGGAGGGTTACAAGGATGCAGATCATTCCTCTCCTCGCATCTCGAGCACAAGCACTCAG GTACCTTTTTGTTCGTTGGAGACTAAATATTGCAAACATGTACGTTATTTTGGGGGAAACGGGGGATACAGATTACGAGGAAATGATATCGGGGGCTCATAAGACGATAATAATGAAAGATGTAGTGACAAAAGGTTGCGAAGGATTACTAAGAGTATTCGAATTGAGAGACGATTATGTTCCTAAAGAGTCTCCCTTGGTTGCCTCCTTGAGTGGAAATTCATCAACGGATGAGATTGCCAAAGCTTTGCAGCAAGTTTCCAAAGCTTCAACTGGAATGTAA